The genome window AACAAGCAAATTATTATTTTTTAGCGTTAAATTCTAGCTCTGAATTAATTTTAGATTTACCAACTCCTCGTAATTTTCATCCGACTTTTTGGAATGGGATACAAGTATTTAGTTTTGATAGATCGAAAAATAGTGCCTATGATTGGTAAGATTTTTCAGGAAAGTTTAGAAATATAGGTTTTTTACAAAATATGTATGACTCTTTTTTAGATTTTGAAGGAATTAAATAATATATTAGTAGTTATTATTTTCTTACTAACATAGTACGATATACAGGTTCTCCTTTATGGAGGGTGGCAATTTCCCTTTCTGTCATCACACCGATGGGGTTTTCTGAAAGCCATATTTCTGGTTGTAGTGGATTAAAACTAGGATGGGCTAAGAAGCGATCGCACATTTCCTCGGCTACTTCTTTTATATCAGATTGTAAGAAAATTTGACTACCAGATTTTAAAAACTTTGCTAAAGTAGCCACCGTTTCAGGTTGAATAACCCTTCTTTTATGGTGTTTTTTCTTGAACCAAGGATCTGGAAATTGTACCATTACCAACTCAATTTTATCAGCGGGTAAAGAGTTTAAAATATCTTCCAAAGAAGTATTAATATTGCCAAAGAGATAATGTAAATTAGTTAAATTTTCTTCATCTCGTAATTGATTCGCTTCTATGACCAAAGGCTCTCGAATTTCAAAGCCTAAAAAATTTATATCAGGATTTTGTGGTGCCATTTCCAACAAAAAACGCCCCCTAGCACAACCAATGTCAAGATGAAGGGGAAGAGATAGATTAGAATATATTTGACTCCAATCGGGCAAAGAAAGAGATTGTTGATACTTACTACTTAATGGGTTAACGTGTTGACGAACTCTTACTCTAGCCACCGTGATATAATCCTCCTATGATTTCTCATGCCATGAATATTCGTTTTGCCGTTGCCTCTGATTTACATATAGCCCTACCAGAAACCATCGAAGACAAACCGAATCGTTTTCATTTGACCCAATTTAGCATACCAGCCTTTGACACTGTCTTAGCGCATTTAAACAATCTTAATCTCGATTTTTTGCTTTTACCGGGGGATTTAACCCAAGATGGTGAACCAGAAAATCACCGCTGGTTACAGGATAAACTCGCTTCTTTGCCCTATCCTGTTTATGTAATTCCTGGTAATCATGACATTCCCAGCTTAAAGGGTAATGAGAAACAAATTCCCTCTGATAAATTTCCCTACTTTTATCAAGATTGTGGTTATCAAAATTATACCGAAACCCTTGATTACACTTGTGAAATTGCCCCAAATCTTCAGTTAGTCGCCCTCAATTCTAATCATTTTGATGAAAATGGACAACAACAGGGGTTGTTAAAACCTTCTCAATTGAAGTGGTTAGAGGAAACCCTTGGGAAGTTAAAGGACAAATTAGTCTTATTGATGGTACATCATAACGTCATCGAACATTTACCCCAGCAATGGAGACATCCCCTCGGGCGTAGATATATGTTAGATAATCCTTTGGAGTTGTTAGAAATTTTAGATAGGTATAATGTCAAGTTGATTTTTACAGGACATCTACACATCCAAGATATTAGTCAATATAAGGGCATTTACGAAGTCACCACGGGTTCTCTAATCACTTATCCGAGTCCGTACCGCATCATCGAATTAAACCGCCATCATGGGGGAATAAATACCGTTAAAATTAATAGTTATCAAGTAACCGATTTACCAGAAAAAGAAAAATATGACCAATTTTGTCGGGAGTGGATGGGCGATCGCTCTTTCCCCTTTATAATGAAACTATTAACCTCCCCACCCCTTAACCTCGAAGAAAAACAAGCCAGTGAATATGCCCCCCACATGAGATATTTTTGGGCAGACATCGCCAAAGGAGACAGTGAGTTAAACTATCCTCAATTACC of Cyanobacterium sp. HL-69 contains these proteins:
- the trmB gene encoding tRNA (guanine-N(7)-)-methyltransferase TrmB, with translation MARVRVRQHVNPLSSKYQQSLSLPDWSQIYSNLSLPLHLDIGCARGRFLLEMAPQNPDINFLGFEIREPLVIEANQLRDEENLTNLHYLFGNINTSLEDILNSLPADKIELVMVQFPDPWFKKKHHKRRVIQPETVATLAKFLKSGSQIFLQSDIKEVAEEMCDRFLAHPSFNPLQPEIWLSENPIGVMTEREIATLHKGEPVYRTMLVRK
- a CDS encoding Lipoprotein precursor — its product is MISHAMNIRFAVASDLHIALPETIEDKPNRFHLTQFSIPAFDTVLAHLNNLNLDFLLLPGDLTQDGEPENHRWLQDKLASLPYPVYVIPGNHDIPSLKGNEKQIPSDKFPYFYQDCGYQNYTETLDYTCEIAPNLQLVALNSNHFDENGQQQGLLKPSQLKWLEETLGKLKDKLVLLMVHHNVIEHLPQQWRHPLGRRYMLDNPLELLEILDRYNVKLIFTGHLHIQDISQYKGIYEVTTGSLITYPSPYRIIELNRHHGGINTVKINSYQVTDLPEKEKYDQFCREWMGDRSFPFIMKLLTSPPLNLEEKQASEYAPHMRYFWADIAKGDSELNYPQLPPKINQHFQRFGVDMIDGKPQFIDNNITIQIEN